A genomic stretch from Octopus sinensis linkage group LG14, ASM634580v1, whole genome shotgun sequence includes:
- the LOC115218799 gene encoding zinc finger protein OZF-like encodes MINVQSMNESENQSPSDTKTNDDSQSTANSKKPFKCAVCRKGFTLRVYLAKHELAPEAEKHFGCSFCGKAFSQRDKLKNHERTHTGEKPYHCNVCEKAFSQRTHLSKHKRTHTGEKPFVCFTCGKAFSQKSYLHKHQRTHTELKPFVCSVCQKNFSQKSYLNKHERTHTGLKPFECAICHKVFSQKSYLNKHERTHSAEKPFNCSLCSKVFSQRAHLKKHEQTHSRNEILQSEPEIEAEAEAETNLEQTLLPLPDQQSLEPSSPSSQVQLTFETQTNSQQLTCCIQPLMPLSITSVMPNNSQANNYNWSAGFPVTPTWAAAWTNTPTEPNCCLSILEAQTEEK; translated from the coding sequence ATGATTAATGTTCAATCCATGAATGAGAGTGAAAATCAGTCACCATCTGATACAAAGACAAATGATGACTCGCAAAGTACTGCAAATAGTAAGAAACCTTTCAAATGTGCAGTGTGCCGCAAAGGGTTTACTTTACGCGTATATCTTGCCAAACACGAATTGGCCCCAGAAGCAGAGAAACATTTCGGTTGTTCTTTCTGTGGAAAAGCTTTCAGCCAAAGGGATAAACTGAAAAATCATGAACGTACGCACACAGGGGAAAAACCTTACCATTGCAATGTTTGTGAAAAGGCATTCAGCCAACGAACGCATCTCAGCaaacataaacgtacacacacgggAGAAAAACCATTTGTATGCTTCACTTGCGGAAAGGCATTTTCGCAAAAATCTTATCTTCATAAACATCAAAGAACACACACGGAACTAAAACCATTTGTGTGTTCTGTGTGCCAGAAGAACTTTTCACAGAAATCGTATTTAAACAAGCATGAACGAACTCACACGGGGCTAAAACCATTTGAGTGTGCAATTTGCCATAAAGTGTTCTCACAAAAATCATATCTTAACAAACATGAACGAACCCACAGTGCAGAGAAGCCTTTTAACTGTAGCCTCTGCAGCAAAGTATTTTCCCAAAGAGCACATTTAAAAAAGCATGAACAAACACACAGtagaaatgaaattttacaaTCAGAACCAGAAATagaagcagaagcagaagcagaaacAAATCTAGAACAAACATTACTGCCATTGCCTGATCAACAGTCCCTtgaaccatcatcaccatcatcacaagtCCAATTAACATTCGAAACACAAACAAACTCCCAACAACTTACTTGCTGTATACAACCATTGATGCCTCTCTCAATTACATCAGTGATGCCAAACAATTCACAAGCAAATAATTACAACTGGTCAGCTGGGTTCCCAGTGACACCAACATGGGCTGCTGCTTGGACTAACACACCCACAGAACCAAATTGCTGCCTAAGTATATTAGAAGctcaaactgaagaaaaataa
- the LOC115218787 gene encoding mRNA-decapping enzyme 1B-like, whose product MSNPALGNTTNGASASGSGAASLTNPLAFLPVAAEGRMNLAALQQKDPYITAIVDTAKQVALYLFSAKENEWERTAIEGTLFVYRRSASPDNGFMILNRLGPNNLIEPITKDLEFQLHDPFLLYRTAKAICGIWFYDKDECARVGQLMNSLVQLAITNHHAKTQNCTRQRRASESDSLDDRSSDVKKEPTIAVPIVTTATPQIVTTSAASMPANRPVGILQLLTKAQHEYDKSKDVKKRPEPVTLTDNPGKAAASSTSLIRPTPLCIGNSSQNSDNEIDAYSSVTLPGREISSQICLERLFSSNDVGKNTSKVANQSPLSNISNRDNEIPSNQMPSIMKQLGSTVSLVEDIERQQRGEAVPSRTHALSSPTAAQDVISGVDMLRNIYQNSSNLTTSTILNQNASFQQLQSAVTSSALTNSHSSDQGFALSQSPKEAISNFGHMNANNPQQMPLPEATHTLLSPIGKNAPGNTALNDSMANLLVARLDHSANSGLIPNPSSAATKTGSQSLLTPADLETIPSGTGPTNLDILLSPMAFVSPQAKSATTLTNSYNSGDVADASHTSLVPLTKEQLQQALLYLLKNDANFLAKIHEAYLSTLNNEASNL is encoded by the coding sequence ATGTCTAATCCAGCTCTGGGGAATACAACTAATGGTGCTTCAGCTAGTGGAAGCGGTGCTGCATCTTTAACCAATCCTTTGGCATTTCTCCCTGTGGCTGCTGAAGGGCGCATGAATCTTgctgctcttcaacagaaagatccTTACATCACTGCCATAGTTGATACAGCAAAGCAAGTAGCACTATATTTATTTAGTGCAAAGGAAAACGAATGGGAAAGAACTGCTATAGAAGGAACTTTATTTGTTTACAGACGATCTGCCTCTCCTGATAATGGATTTATGATCTTAAATCGACTTGGCCCCAATAATCTAATTGAACCGATAACAAAAGACTTAGAATTTCAACTTCATGATCCATTTTTGCTTTATCGAACTGCAAAAGCTATCTGTGGAATTTGGTTCTATGATAAAGATGAATGTGCTCGTGTGGGTCAGCTTATGAATAGTCTTGTCCAATTAGCCATTACAAACCATCATGCTAAAACCCAGAACTGTACTAGACAAAGGCGTGCCTCAGAAAGTGATTCCTTAGACGATCGTTCATCTGATGTAAAGAAGGAACCAACAATTGCTGTGCCTATTGTGACAACTGCTACTCCACAAATTGTGACTACTTCTGCTGCATCAATGCCTGCCAATAGACCTGTTGGTATTTTACAGTTGCTTACTAAAGCTCAGCATGAATATGACAAATCTAAAGATGTAAAGAAAAGACCTGAGCCAGTAACTCTAACTGATAACCCTGGCAAAGCAGCTGCAAGCTCCACTTCGTTGATTCGACCCACTCCTCTGTGTATTGGGAACTCGTCTCAAAATTCCGACAATGAAATTGATGCTTACAGTAGTGTGACTCTGCCTGGAAGAGAAATTTCCTCTCAAATTTGCCTTGAAAGACTCTTTTCCAGTAACGATGTTGGGAAAAATACTTCCAAAGTAGCTAACCAAAGTCCATTGTCAAATATTTCTAACAGGGATAATGAAATCCCTTCTAACCAAATGCCTTCTATAATGAAGCAGCTGGGGTCCACTGTTTCTCTGGTAGAAGACATTGAACGTCAACAACGAGGTGAAGCTGTACCATCAAGGACTCATGCTTTGTCGTCTCCAACGGCTGCTCAAGATGTAATAAGTGGTGTTGACATGCTGAGAAATATCTACCAAAACAGTTCCAATCTTACAACATCTACAATTTTGAACCAGAATGCAAGCTTCCAGCAATTACAATCTGCTGTTACTTCTTCAGCTCTTACTAACTCACATTCATCAGATCAAGGATTTGCCTTGTCTCAATCTCCAAAAGAAGCTATTTCAAACTTTGGCCACATGAATGCAAATAACCCACAACAGATGCCTCTTCCGGAggctacacacacacttttgtctCCCATTGGGAAAAATGCACCAGGCAATACTGCACTCAATGACTCAATGGCCAACTTGCTTGTAGCTAGGTTAGATCACTCAGCTAACTCAGGATTGATCCCTAACCCTTCCTCTGCTGCAACTAAAACTGGATCACAGAGTCTTTTGACTCCTGCTGATCTTGAAACTATTCCATCAGGAACTGGTCCAACTAACCTGGATATTTTATTGTCACCTATGGCATTTGTTTCACCCCAAGCAAAATCAGCAACAACACTGACAAATTCATATAATTCTGGTGATGTGGCTGATGCTTCACATACTTCACTTGTACCTTTGACCAAAGAGCAATTACAACAAGCTTTattatatcttttaaaaaatgatGCAAATTTCCTGGCTAAGATCCATGAAGCTTACCTCTCAACTTTGAACAATGAGGCTTCTAacctttga